One Paracoccaceae bacterium genomic region harbors:
- a CDS encoding FAD-dependent thymidylate synthase: MLTPDQEAEIASSRAAPRPTLRAVSPGMEAHLYIPHPVLDHGFVRVVDYMGDDAAIVQAARVSYGAGTRHVQNDEGLIRYLMRHWHSTPFEMCEVKLHVKLPVFVARQWIRHRTANVNEYSARYSILDREFYIPAPEQLAAQSTVNNQGRGEVLSGAESARVLAMLKSDAAQMYDHYEAMLSQDGQQGLARELARMNLPMNIYTQWYWKTDLHNLFHFLRLRADAHAQYEIRVYAEAIAATVRDWVPLAFAAFEDYRMGGVNLSAKAVAVLKRRLAGEVVTQEESGMSKGEWREFVGVWG, translated from the coding sequence ATGCTCACCCCCGACCAAGAGGCCGAGATCGCATCCTCGCGCGCCGCGCCACGCCCCACGCTGCGCGCCGTCTCGCCGGGGATGGAGGCGCATCTCTACATCCCCCATCCGGTGCTGGACCACGGCTTTGTCCGGGTGGTCGACTACATGGGCGACGATGCCGCCATCGTGCAGGCCGCCCGGGTGTCCTATGGCGCGGGCACCCGGCACGTGCAGAACGACGAGGGGCTGATCCGCTACCTGATGCGGCACTGGCACTCGACCCCCTTCGAGATGTGCGAGGTCAAGCTTCATGTGAAGCTGCCGGTCTTCGTGGCCCGGCAGTGGATCCGGCACCGCACCGCCAACGTCAACGAATACTCGGCCCGCTATTCGATCCTTGACCGCGAATTCTACATCCCCGCGCCGGAACAGCTGGCCGCGCAGTCCACCGTCAACAACCAGGGCCGGGGCGAGGTGCTGTCGGGCGCCGAATCCGCGCGGGTGCTGGCGATGCTCAAGTCCGATGCCGCCCAGATGTACGACCATTACGAAGCGATGCTGTCGCAGGACGGCCAGCAGGGCCTTGCGCGCGAACTCGCGCGGATGAACCTGCCGATGAACATCTATACCCAGTGGTACTGGAAGACCGACCTCCACAACCTGTTCCATTTCCTGCGCCTGCGCGCCGATGCCCACGCGCAATACGAAATCCGCGTCTACGCCGAGGCGATCGCGGCCACCGTGCGCGATTGGGTGCCCCTGGCCTTCGCGGCGTTCGAGGATTACCGGATGGGCGGGGTGAACCTGTCGGCCAAGGCCGTGGCGGTGCTGAAACGACGGCTGGCGGGCGAGGTGGTAACGCAGGAAGAGTCCGGCATGAGCAAGGGCGAGTGGCGGGAGTTTGTGGGGGTTTGGGGGTGA
- a CDS encoding DUF2177 family protein, translating to MQIATLYLATAATFLILDAIMLTTVMKPLFTRHIGPLMLEDIRLAAAAAFYLAYVAGLVYLAAWPALRDGTSVVIPAAVIGAMAYGTYEFTSYAIMKDWHPAMVAADVAWGTVLTAVSAWAGVAVARGLFGGAGTS from the coding sequence ATGCAGATCGCCACCCTCTACCTCGCCACCGCCGCCACCTTCCTGATCCTCGATGCGATCATGCTGACGACGGTGATGAAGCCGCTCTTCACCCGCCACATCGGGCCGCTGATGCTGGAGGATATCCGGCTGGCGGCGGCGGCGGCCTTCTACCTCGCCTATGTGGCGGGCCTCGTCTATCTGGCGGCCTGGCCTGCGCTGCGGGACGGGACCTCGGTCGTGATCCCGGCGGCGGTGATCGGGGCGATGGCCTATGGCACCTACGAGTTCACCAGCTATGCCATCATGAAGGACTGGCACCCCGCGATGGTGGCGGCCGATGTGGCCTGGGGGACGGTGCTGACGGCGGTGTCGGCCTGGGCCGGCGTGGCGGTGGCGCGGGGGCTTTTCGGGGGCGCCGGAACGTCCTAG
- a CDS encoding cold-shock protein produces the protein MPTGTVKWFNATKGYGFIAPDDGGKDVFVHISAVERAGLKGLNDNQKIGYELQSGRDGRASASDLRLL, from the coding sequence ATGCCCACCGGCACCGTGAAGTGGTTCAACGCGACGAAGGGCTATGGCTTCATCGCCCCCGACGACGGCGGCAAGGATGTGTTCGTCCACATCTCGGCGGTCGAGCGGGCGGGGCTCAAGGGTCTGAACGACAATCAGAAAATCGGTTACGAACTGCAGTCGGGCCGCGACGGGCGCGCCTCGGCCAGCGACCTGCGCCTGCTTTGA
- a CDS encoding DoxX family membrane protein — MNRLLSLHDRIADHADKAAPGLLPLIARAAFAAVLLMYFWASAVTKVGPGIAGLFVPSQGAYIQIFPRAVEAAGYDISQLGAFHWLVVLAGTWAEFILPLLVVIGLATRLAALGMIGFVLVQSATDVIGHGVGGETLGAWFDRASDALILDQRTLWIVVLAIPLAMGGGWLSADGWLRAKRTAS, encoded by the coding sequence GTGAACCGCCTGCTATCCTTGCACGACCGGATTGCCGACCACGCAGACAAGGCCGCGCCCGGCCTGTTGCCCCTGATCGCGCGCGCCGCCTTTGCCGCCGTGCTGCTGATGTATTTCTGGGCCTCGGCCGTCACCAAGGTCGGCCCCGGCATCGCCGGCCTGTTCGTGCCCTCGCAGGGTGCCTACATCCAGATCTTCCCGCGGGCGGTCGAGGCCGCGGGCTACGACATCTCGCAGCTCGGGGCGTTCCACTGGCTGGTGGTGCTGGCTGGCACCTGGGCCGAGTTCATCCTGCCCCTGCTGGTCGTCATCGGGCTGGCCACGCGGCTGGCGGCATTGGGAATGATCGGCTTCGTCCTTGTCCAGAGCGCGACCGACGTGATCGGCCATGGCGTCGGCGGGGAAACGCTGGGGGCGTGGTTCGACAGGGCGTCGGATGCGCTGATCCTGGATCAGCGCACGCTATGGATCGTGGTTCTGGCGATACCGCTGGCCATGGGTGGTGGATGGCTGTCGGCAGATGGATGGCTGCGCGCGAAACGCACGGCATCTTGA
- a CDS encoding putative DNA-binding domain-containing protein: MNAGFTAALLDPARPVPPGLTDPQGRPAGRRFAVYRNNVAVGLTEALIAGFPVLTRLLGQDFFRAMAGVFLRAHPPQSRILADYGQEMPLFLQGFPPVAHLPYLPCTARLELAMRAAYHAADATPLAPGRLAAVPPERLPGLRLRLAPAVRVVRSAWPVHGIWAANMTDAPPPAMRPEDVVILRPDFDPVPALLPPGGAAFLAALMAGETLGSAVERAGEAHDINATIGLLVTGGAITDLEGDRP, from the coding sequence ATGAACGCCGGTTTCACGGCCGCACTGCTGGATCCGGCCCGGCCGGTGCCCCCGGGCCTGACCGATCCGCAGGGCCGCCCCGCAGGCCGCCGCTTTGCCGTCTACCGCAACAACGTCGCGGTGGGCCTGACCGAGGCATTGATCGCCGGCTTTCCGGTGCTGACCAGGCTGCTGGGGCAGGATTTCTTTCGCGCGATGGCGGGGGTGTTCCTGCGCGCCCACCCGCCGCAAAGCCGCATCCTTGCCGACTACGGTCAGGAGATGCCGCTGTTCCTGCAAGGCTTTCCGCCGGTCGCGCATCTTCCTTACCTGCCCTGCACCGCCCGGCTGGAACTGGCCATGCGCGCGGCCTATCACGCGGCCGATGCAACACCGCTCGCGCCCGGGCGGCTGGCCGCGGTGCCGCCCGAACGACTGCCCGGGCTGCGGCTGCGGCTGGCCCCCGCCGTGCGGGTCGTCCGGTCCGCCTGGCCCGTTCACGGGATCTGGGCCGCCAACATGACCGATGCGCCACCGCCCGCGATGCGGCCCGAGGACGTGGTCATCCTGCGCCCGGATTTCGACCCCGTCCCTGCCCTGCTGCCGCCCGGTGGCGCCGCGTTCCTCGCCGCGCTGATGGCGGGCGAGACGCTGGGCAGCGCGGTCGAACGGGCTGGCGAGGCGCATGACATCAACGCCACGATCGGGCTGCTGGTCACCGGCGGCGCGATCACCGATCTGGAAGGGGACCGCCCGTGA
- a CDS encoding DUF692 domain-containing protein, which translates to MLDLIPAHLPPRPGVGFKPQHFASISAGQDAVGWIEIHAENYMGAGGRPLAQLRHLAGQMPVSVHGVGLSIGGEGPLDADHLARLRHLCDWLQPASFSEHLAWSSHETTYLNDLLPLPYTAATLARVCDHIDRVQDVLGRRMLLENPSTYLAFAATEMDEVTFLSEIARRTGCGLLLDVNNVFVSATNQQFDANDYIRRFPLWLVGEIHLGGHAEDADDHGAPLLIDSHGNAVADPVWALYARTIALGGPKPTLIEWDNDVPEWPVLQAEAARAARLLEAVA; encoded by the coding sequence ATGCTCGACCTGATCCCCGCACATCTGCCGCCGCGCCCCGGCGTCGGCTTCAAGCCCCAGCATTTCGCTTCGATCTCGGCGGGGCAGGACGCCGTCGGATGGATCGAGATCCACGCGGAGAACTACATGGGTGCCGGCGGCCGCCCGCTGGCACAACTGCGCCATCTGGCGGGACAGATGCCGGTGTCTGTGCATGGCGTGGGCCTGTCGATCGGCGGCGAGGGGCCGCTGGACGCGGATCACCTGGCGCGTCTGCGCCACCTGTGCGACTGGCTGCAACCCGCGAGCTTTTCCGAACACCTGGCCTGGTCGAGCCACGAGACGACCTATCTGAACGACCTGCTTCCCCTGCCCTACACCGCCGCGACGCTGGCCCGCGTCTGCGACCATATCGACCGCGTGCAGGACGTGCTCGGGCGGCGGATGCTTCTGGAGAATCCGTCGACCTACCTTGCCTTCGCGGCGACCGAGATGGACGAGGTGACGTTCCTGTCCGAAATCGCCCGGCGCACCGGCTGCGGCCTGCTGCTGGACGTCAACAATGTGTTCGTCTCGGCCACCAACCAGCAATTCGACGCGAATGACTACATCCGGCGGTTTCCGCTGTGGCTGGTCGGGGAAATCCATCTGGGCGGCCATGCCGAGGATGCCGACGACCACGGCGCGCCGCTGCTGATCGACAGTCACGGCAACGCGGTGGCCGATCCGGTCTGGGCGCTCTACGCGCGGACCATCGCGCTTGGCGGGCCGAAGCCCACGCTGATCGAATGGGACAACGACGTGCCCGAATGGCCGGTGCTGCAGGCCGAGGCGGCCCGGGCGGCGCGCCTGCTGGAGGCGGTGGCATGA
- a CDS encoding DUF2282 domain-containing protein has product MAQNLSTLAIAGALAAAFAGHVATPANAQAQEKCFGVSLAGKNDCAAGPGTTCAGTSKVDYQGNAWTLVPAGSCTTMELPDGRMGSLEALERDLPQG; this is encoded by the coding sequence ATGGCCCAGAACCTGTCCACCCTCGCTATCGCCGGCGCGCTTGCCGCCGCCTTCGCCGGTCACGTCGCCACGCCCGCCAATGCGCAGGCACAGGAAAAGTGCTTCGGCGTCTCGCTCGCCGGCAAGAACGACTGCGCCGCCGGTCCCGGCACCACCTGCGCGGGCACCTCGAAGGTCGACTATCAGGGCAACGCCTGGACGCTGGTTCCGGCGGGTTCCTGCACCACCATGGAACTGCCCGACGGCCGCATGGGCAGCCTCGAGGCTCTGGAGCGCGACCTGCCGCAGGGCTGA
- the thrS gene encoding threonine--tRNA ligase, which produces MAPISLTFPDGAVRSFPAGTTPAQVAAAIAPGLAKKAISASVNGAHWDLAWPIEADAAIAIHTMADEVQALELIRHDLAHIMARAVQEIWPDVKVTIGPVRDHGWFYDFDRAEPFTPEDLGQIEARMKAIINARDPVRTELWDRARARAHYEQRGEPFKVELLDRIPEGEPIRMYWHGPWQDLCRGPHLSHTGQVPADAFKLTHVAGAYWLGDATRPMLQRIYGVAFRSRDDLKAHLTMLEEAAKRDHRKLGREMDLFHMQEEAPGQVFWHPNGWTIYTVIQDYMRRRQRADGYVEVNTPQVVNRKLWEASGHWENYRENMFIVEVDEDGAREKTINALKPMNCPCHVQIFNQGIKSYRDLPLRMAEFGSCARYEPSGALHGIMRVRGFTQDDAHIFCTLDQVEAESQKFIEFLARIYADFGFDKWRIKLSTRPEKRVGSEEMWDRMEAAMANAVTAAGHSYTIFPGEGAFYAPKLEFVLTDAIGRDWQLGTLQLDPNLPERLDASYIGEDGARHRPFMLHRAVLGSFERFIGILIENHAGKLPFWLAPRQVVVASIVSDADDYVEEVAAALIMAGVRAEADTRNEKINYKVREHSVGKVPVILAVGMQEVAARSVSVRRLGETRVESVPLDTLVTALAAESRPPDQRAADHSRVNGAQQP; this is translated from the coding sequence GGTCCTTCCCCGCCGGGACGACCCCCGCGCAGGTGGCCGCCGCCATCGCGCCCGGGCTGGCGAAGAAGGCGATCAGCGCCAGCGTGAACGGCGCGCACTGGGATCTGGCCTGGCCGATCGAGGCGGATGCCGCCATCGCCATTCACACCATGGCCGACGAGGTGCAGGCGCTCGAACTGATCCGCCACGACCTTGCGCATATCATGGCCCGCGCGGTGCAGGAGATCTGGCCCGACGTGAAGGTCACCATCGGGCCGGTGCGCGACCACGGCTGGTTCTATGACTTCGACCGGGCCGAGCCCTTCACGCCGGAGGATCTTGGCCAGATCGAGGCGCGGATGAAGGCGATCATCAACGCCCGCGATCCGGTCCGCACCGAACTGTGGGACCGCGCCCGTGCCCGCGCCCATTACGAGCAGCGCGGCGAACCCTTCAAGGTCGAGCTGCTGGACCGAATCCCCGAGGGCGAGCCGATCCGCATGTACTGGCACGGCCCCTGGCAGGACCTCTGCCGGGGTCCGCATCTGTCCCATACCGGGCAGGTGCCCGCCGATGCGTTCAAGCTGACCCACGTGGCAGGCGCCTACTGGCTGGGCGATGCCACCCGCCCGATGCTGCAGCGCATCTATGGGGTGGCGTTCCGCAGCCGCGACGACCTGAAGGCGCATCTGACCATGCTGGAGGAGGCCGCGAAGCGCGACCACCGCAAGCTGGGGCGCGAGATGGACCTGTTCCACATGCAGGAAGAGGCGCCGGGACAGGTGTTCTGGCATCCGAACGGCTGGACGATCTATACCGTGATCCAGGACTACATGCGCCGCCGCCAGCGTGCCGATGGCTATGTCGAGGTGAACACGCCGCAGGTGGTGAACCGCAAGCTGTGGGAAGCCTCGGGCCATTGGGAGAACTACCGCGAGAACATGTTCATCGTCGAGGTCGACGAGGATGGCGCGCGGGAGAAGACCATCAACGCGCTGAAGCCGATGAACTGCCCCTGCCATGTGCAGATCTTCAACCAGGGCATCAAGAGCTATCGCGACCTGCCGCTGCGGATGGCCGAGTTCGGCAGCTGCGCGCGCTACGAGCCCTCGGGCGCGCTGCACGGCATCATGCGCGTGCGCGGCTTTACCCAGGACGACGCGCATATCTTCTGCACGCTCGACCAGGTGGAGGCCGAAAGCCAGAAGTTCATCGAGTTCCTGGCCCGCATCTATGCGGACTTCGGCTTTGACAAGTGGCGCATCAAGCTGTCGACCCGCCCCGAAAAGCGCGTGGGCAGCGAAGAGATGTGGGACCGGATGGAGGCCGCGATGGCCAATGCGGTCACGGCGGCAGGCCACAGCTATACGATCTTCCCGGGTGAGGGCGCGTTCTATGCCCCGAAGCTGGAGTTCGTGCTGACCGATGCCATCGGCCGTGACTGGCAGCTTGGCACGCTGCAGCTGGACCCGAACCTGCCGGAGCGGCTGGATGCCAGCTATATCGGCGAGGACGGCGCGCGGCACCGGCCGTTCATGCTGCACCGCGCCGTGCTGGGGTCGTTCGAGCGCTTCATCGGCATCCTGATCGAGAACCACGCGGGCAAGCTGCCGTTCTGGCTGGCGCCGCGCCAGGTGGTCGTGGCGTCGATCGTGTCGGATGCCGACGATTATGTGGAAGAGGTTGCCGCAGCGCTGATCATGGCCGGGGTGCGGGCAGAGGCCGACACCCGCAACGAAAAGATCAACTACAAGGTGCGCGAGCATTCGGTCGGCAAGGTGCCGGTGATCCTTGCCGTCGGCATGCAGGAAGTGGCCGCGCGCAGCGTGTCGGTCCGCCGTCTGGGCGAGACGCGGGTGGAGTCCGTGCCGCTTGACACGCTGGTCACGGCGCTTGCCGCCGAGTCCCGGCCGCCCGATCAGCGCGCCGCCGATCACAGCCGCGTCAACGGCGCGCAACAGCCGTAA